The Penaeus chinensis breed Huanghai No. 1 chromosome 36, ASM1920278v2, whole genome shotgun sequence genome includes a region encoding these proteins:
- the LOC125045167 gene encoding fibronectin type-III domain-containing protein 3a-like isoform X2 yields MMKPTMRKGPNAGQGPPQFFGPPPAGPPPQGYVPPYQPPPQYSPVVSPPLTQASPPPHYTQKSERHMRQYEKPRKYYQRQPQHQHVNKSGTSSLHSTPPLSPKKELLPRKNAGEEEIHAEDGEDPRNNLHLLLSQVKPPKVINLTPYEAVLQWSAPELSSQQQEEIPVSELLYEVFLNNSLHKSIAATQVTISGLKPATEYRVYLQCVCGSVRGDPTNVTPFHTHSTVPDTPQQPRLAYRTKTSLQFRWGAVKENGSRVTAFVLELYGGSGGKWEEVFRGRGKQHTITKLTPNTRYHVRLAAVNDHGQSDFSPEAVAFTSGVAPSQPSPPNLEQACINSLSLGWSKQPLEETFTLQMEDSMNGYGFRPVYNGSDTKYECQGLRRNADYKFRLFSHNEEGTSLPSDIVCYRTLPDRPKPPSPVSVKGRPKSNRLLLTWSPPADHGGSTVTDYSLEIDRGSGFELIYSGKDTEFECLNLEPGKSYQVHVLCISLGGLSDWSETAVVTTEAVHPGVCQPPHVLGKPKASMLQLKWAHPEYNGGATVTEFQVEMTAPDNERRQVYCGRDLECTVASLLPGRPYIFLVRCVNRMGPGPWSEPLEVVSGAGPPDAPHSLHLACRGPHSVHLAWEEPINNGAAIEQYSVQVAEVSCPHAESSESSSTCGDPESDLTFNNAYTGSTPTAEVRNLAPATTYAFRVSCSNSAGVGPWSPISTVTTPAAPPAPVAYISSSPAATSVTFLWGEPANHGDPITHYVIEIGDRTVTTPGPDTEYTIEDLMPETLYKVRIQAINSVGPGGLSAVHKVTTRPHPPTPPTIELVRASYNSLRLKWGDGRNSDLLVYSLQMEFPNPHSHTTEFYQVYNGTNQNFKVVRLEENTLYRLRICASNEAGVGPYSPVVELRTTKAPPPPPKAPRVTEVTDGNHLVEWCSVRCPGEDSITYRLQVLQAGKDQDYSTVFTGSETSYELRDLEPHSGYFVRVCGVRVCSDGERMAGAYSSPMLFNTPKPPPVTTMKTSTNPTQETGLHWHRLSDQNKAFAILLVFSIFCAIAAIGLHHFVAPNAER; encoded by the exons ATGATGAAACCGACAATGCGCAAG GGCCCGAATGCAGGACAAGGCCCACCCCAGTTTTTCGGACCTCCACCAGCAGGACCTCCTCCCCAGGGCTATGTGCCCCCATATCAGCCACCACCACAATACTCCCCTGTGGTGTCTCCGCCATTGACACAAG CCTCGCCACCACCTCACTACACCCAGAAGTCAGAACGGCACATGCGCCAGTATGAAAAACCTCGAAAGTATTATCAGCGACAGCCGCAACACCAGCATGTTAACAAATCAGGAACGAGCAGCCTACACAgcacccctcccttatcccctaaGAAAG AACTACTGCCCCGGAAGAATGCTGGAGAGGAAGAGATCCATGCTGAGGATGGTGAGGACCCCAGAAAcaaccttcacctcctcctgtCTCAGGTTAAACCCCCCAAG GTGATAAACTTGACTCCCTATGAAGCTGTTCTCCAGTGGTCAGCACCGGAGCTAAGCAGTCAGCAGCAGGAGGAGATCCCAGTCTCGGAACTCCTGTATGAGGTCTTCCTAAACAATAGCCTGCACAAGTCCATTGCTGCTACGCAGGTTACAATTAGTGGGCTCAAACCGGCCACGGAATATAGGGTCTA CTTGCAATGTGTATGTGGAAGTGTGCGTGGTGATCCAACCAACGTGACTCCGTTCCACACTCATTCTACTGTGCCCGACACTCCACAGCAACCTAGACTTGCATATAGAACAAAAACATCATTACAATTCAG ATGGGGTGCTGTCAAAGAGAATGGTTCAAGGGTGACAGCTTTTGTCCTTGAGCTGTACGGAGGCAGTGGCGGGAAATGGGAAGAAGTGTTTAGAGGGCGAGGAAAGCAGCACACTATCACTAAACTCACCCCCAACACTCGCTACCATGTCCGTCTGGCTGCAGTCAATGATCATGGGCAGAG TGACTTCAGTCCGGAGGCAGTGGCATTTACAAGTGGCGTGGCACCTTCGCAGCCTTCCCCACCCAACTTAGAGCAAGCATGTATAAATTCGCTTAGTCTAGGATGGTCTAAACAGCCTCTTGAGGAAACGTTTACCCTCCAGATGGAAGATTCAATGAATGGATATGGCTTTCGGCCGGTGTATAATGGCAGTGACACAAAATACGAGTGTCAAGGCCTCAGAAGAAATGCTGATTATAAGTTTAGG CTGTTTTCCCACAATGAAGAAGGCACATCACTTCCTTCGGATATTGTTTGTTACCGCACACTGCCTGACCGCCCAAAACCACCCTCCCCTGTGAGCGTAAAAGGTCGGCCCAAATCAAACAGGTTGTTGTTAACCTGGTCACCTCCAGCCGACCATGGGGGCTCCACAGTGACAGACTATAGTCTGGAAATCGACAGAGGCAGTG GTTTTGAGCTCATTTACTCTGGGAAAGACACTGAGTTTGAATGTTTGAACCTTGAACCGGGAAAGAGCTACCAAGTACATGTTTTATGCATAAGTTTAGGCGGCCTGAGTGACTGGAGTGAAACTGCGGTGGTGACCACAGAGGCAGTGCACCCAGGTGTCTGCCAGCCTCCTCATGTATTGGGGAAACCTAAGGCTTCCATGCTGCAGCTAAAGTGGG CCCATCCTGAATATAATGGTGGAGCCACTGTTACCGAATTCCAAGTGGAGATGACAGCACCAGACAATGAGAGAAGGCAGGTCTACTGTGGCCGAGACCTGGAATGCACTGTTGCAAG CTTACTACCAGGTCGGCCGTATATCTTCCTTGTGCGTTGTGTAAATCGAATGGGACCAGGGCCATGGTCAGAGCCTCTCGAGGTGGTGAGTGGTGCTGGCCCACCTGatgcacctcactccctacaccTGGCTTGCCGTGGCCCACACTCTGTCCACCTGGCCTGGGAGGAACCAATAAACAATGGAGCCGCTATTGAGCAGTATAGTGTTCAAGTTGCAGAG GTCTCATGTCCTCATGCAGAGTCCTCAGAATCTTCATCAACATGTGGGGACCCTGAGTCTGACTTGACATTCAACAATGCGTACACTGGGTCTACACCAACTGCAGAAGTGCGCAACTTGGCCCCTGCTACCACCTATGCCTTTAG AGTGTCATGCAGCAATAGTGCTGGGGTAGGCCCTTGGTCACCCATCTCAACTGTTACAACACCTGCTGCCCCACCTGCTCCTGTGGCCTACATCTCGTCCTCTCCAGCAGCTACATCCGTGACCTTCTTATGGGGAGAGCCTGCCAATCATGGAGATCCTATCACACACTATGTTATTGAGATTGGAGATCGCACAGTCACCACACCAGGGCCAGATACAGAATACACCATCGAAGACCTCATGCCAGAGACTTTATACAA AGTACGCATTCAGGCCATCAACAGTGTTGGTCCTGGAGGTCTGAGTGCAGTGCACAAGGTGACCACGAGGCCACACCCACCCACGCCTCCTACCATTGAGCTTGTTAGGGCATCCTACAACTCTCTGAGGCTCAAGTGGGGTGATGGGCGCAATTCAGACCTTCTTGTGTACTCTCTGCAGATGGAGTTTCCCAATCCTCATAGTCATACCACAGA GTTCTATCAGGTGTATAATGGAACAAACCAGAATTTCAAGGTAGTTCGACTTGAAGAGAACACTCTATACCGGCTTCGAATCTGCGCAAGCAATGAAGCTGGAGTGGGCCCTTATTCTCCTGTGGTTGAGCTGCGCACAACCAAggcccccccaccaccccccaaag CTCCACGGGTGACAGAGGTTACAGATGGAAACCATCTGGTTGAGTGGTGCAGTGTACGATGCCCAGGGGAGGACTCAATCACATACCGTCTGCAGGTGCTACAGGCTGGAAAGGACCAGGATTACTCTACG GTCTTCACTGGCAGCGAAACTTCATACGAGTTGAGGGATCTGGAACCCCACAGTGGAtattttgtccgtgtgtgtggagTTCGTGTCTGCAGTGATGGAGAGAGGATGGCTGGCGCATACTCTTCCCCTATGTTGTTCAACACTCCAAAACCACCACCTGTCACTACCATGAAGACATCTACCAATCCAACACAG GAAACGGGACTGCACTGGCACAGGCTGAGTGACCAAAACAAGGCGTTTGCGATCCTTCTTGTCTTCTCCATCTTCTGTGCCATTGCTGCCATTGGCTTGCACCACTTCGTGGCCCCCAATGCAGAGCGGTAA
- the LOC125045167 gene encoding fibronectin type-III domain-containing protein 3A-like isoform X1, which produces MVLSKGQDQAPDKAFAVPPASLAPLATDPGAVTSQPSAEETQSAKFTSVESHTAGDISQTTADDSETKQIDVADPGTSLSTITNSQPTTSDLKASQPASAHTEGSVSTRADSESPQAKTEGIDTSGPSDHNNEPTQDSATISEASQTSKSGTDPIQTIIASSMTSQMRDSSTVTSHNTDALPETPQTAPKNKTKKRGGGKGNQKTEEIVEEPASSTGTSAASNHPIASSPPRFLRVKGPNGQVTTFMLVGPNAGQGPPQFFGPPPAGPPPQGYVPPYQPPPQYSPVVSPPLTQASPPPHYTQKSERHMRQYEKPRKYYQRQPQHQHVNKSGTSSLHSTPPLSPKKELLPRKNAGEEEIHAEDGEDPRNNLHLLLSQVKPPKVINLTPYEAVLQWSAPELSSQQQEEIPVSELLYEVFLNNSLHKSIAATQVTISGLKPATEYRVYLQCVCGSVRGDPTNVTPFHTHSTVPDTPQQPRLAYRTKTSLQFRWGAVKENGSRVTAFVLELYGGSGGKWEEVFRGRGKQHTITKLTPNTRYHVRLAAVNDHGQSDFSPEAVAFTSGVAPSQPSPPNLEQACINSLSLGWSKQPLEETFTLQMEDSMNGYGFRPVYNGSDTKYECQGLRRNADYKFRLFSHNEEGTSLPSDIVCYRTLPDRPKPPSPVSVKGRPKSNRLLLTWSPPADHGGSTVTDYSLEIDRGSGFELIYSGKDTEFECLNLEPGKSYQVHVLCISLGGLSDWSETAVVTTEAVHPGVCQPPHVLGKPKASMLQLKWAHPEYNGGATVTEFQVEMTAPDNERRQVYCGRDLECTVASLLPGRPYIFLVRCVNRMGPGPWSEPLEVVSGAGPPDAPHSLHLACRGPHSVHLAWEEPINNGAAIEQYSVQVAEVSCPHAESSESSSTCGDPESDLTFNNAYTGSTPTAEVRNLAPATTYAFRVSCSNSAGVGPWSPISTVTTPAAPPAPVAYISSSPAATSVTFLWGEPANHGDPITHYVIEIGDRTVTTPGPDTEYTIEDLMPETLYKVRIQAINSVGPGGLSAVHKVTTRPHPPTPPTIELVRASYNSLRLKWGDGRNSDLLVYSLQMEFPNPHSHTTEFYQVYNGTNQNFKVVRLEENTLYRLRICASNEAGVGPYSPVVELRTTKAPPPPPKAPRVTEVTDGNHLVEWCSVRCPGEDSITYRLQVLQAGKDQDYSTVFTGSETSYELRDLEPHSGYFVRVCGVRVCSDGERMAGAYSSPMLFNTPKPPPVTTMKTSTNPTQETGLHWHRLSDQNKAFAILLVFSIFCAIAAIGLHHFVAPNAER; this is translated from the exons ATGGTACTTAGCAAGGGTCAAGACCAGGCGCCTGACAAGGCCTTTGCTGTCCCCCCTGCCTCGCTTGCCCCTCTGGCCACTGACCCCGGCGCGGTGACCTCTCAGCCCTCGGCCGAAGAGACTCAGTCCGCCAAGTTCACGTCTGTGGAGTCTCACACCGCAGGTGATATTTCCCAGACTACTGCCGATGATTCCGAGACGAAGCAGATAGATGTTGCTGACCCTGGCACCTCTCTGAGTACTATAACTAACTCCCAGCCTACAACTTCTGACCTGAAGGCCTCTCAGCCTGCAAGTGCACACACTGAGGGTTCTGTAAGCACGAGGGCTGATTCTGAGTCACCTCAGGCCAAAACTGAAGGAATTGACACTTCTGGCCCCAGTGACCATAACAATGAGCCCACACAAGACTCAGCAACCATATCTGAAGCCTCACAGACATCAAAAAGCGGGACTGATCCCATTCAAACCATTATTGCTAGTTCCATGACCTCCCAGATGCGTGATTCAAGCACTGTTACTTCCCATAATACTGATGCTCTTCCTGAGACCCCACAAACTGCACccaaaaataagacaaagaaaaggggaggagggaaaggtaacCAAAAAACAGAAGAGATTGTTGAAGAACCGGCAAGCAGCACAGGAACATCTGCCGCCAGTAACCACCCGATTGCCTCGTCACCACCTAGGTTCTTGCGAGTGAAGGGCCCCAATGGTCAAGTGACCACGTTCATGCTGGTG GGCCCGAATGCAGGACAAGGCCCACCCCAGTTTTTCGGACCTCCACCAGCAGGACCTCCTCCCCAGGGCTATGTGCCCCCATATCAGCCACCACCACAATACTCCCCTGTGGTGTCTCCGCCATTGACACAAG CCTCGCCACCACCTCACTACACCCAGAAGTCAGAACGGCACATGCGCCAGTATGAAAAACCTCGAAAGTATTATCAGCGACAGCCGCAACACCAGCATGTTAACAAATCAGGAACGAGCAGCCTACACAgcacccctcccttatcccctaaGAAAG AACTACTGCCCCGGAAGAATGCTGGAGAGGAAGAGATCCATGCTGAGGATGGTGAGGACCCCAGAAAcaaccttcacctcctcctgtCTCAGGTTAAACCCCCCAAG GTGATAAACTTGACTCCCTATGAAGCTGTTCTCCAGTGGTCAGCACCGGAGCTAAGCAGTCAGCAGCAGGAGGAGATCCCAGTCTCGGAACTCCTGTATGAGGTCTTCCTAAACAATAGCCTGCACAAGTCCATTGCTGCTACGCAGGTTACAATTAGTGGGCTCAAACCGGCCACGGAATATAGGGTCTA CTTGCAATGTGTATGTGGAAGTGTGCGTGGTGATCCAACCAACGTGACTCCGTTCCACACTCATTCTACTGTGCCCGACACTCCACAGCAACCTAGACTTGCATATAGAACAAAAACATCATTACAATTCAG ATGGGGTGCTGTCAAAGAGAATGGTTCAAGGGTGACAGCTTTTGTCCTTGAGCTGTACGGAGGCAGTGGCGGGAAATGGGAAGAAGTGTTTAGAGGGCGAGGAAAGCAGCACACTATCACTAAACTCACCCCCAACACTCGCTACCATGTCCGTCTGGCTGCAGTCAATGATCATGGGCAGAG TGACTTCAGTCCGGAGGCAGTGGCATTTACAAGTGGCGTGGCACCTTCGCAGCCTTCCCCACCCAACTTAGAGCAAGCATGTATAAATTCGCTTAGTCTAGGATGGTCTAAACAGCCTCTTGAGGAAACGTTTACCCTCCAGATGGAAGATTCAATGAATGGATATGGCTTTCGGCCGGTGTATAATGGCAGTGACACAAAATACGAGTGTCAAGGCCTCAGAAGAAATGCTGATTATAAGTTTAGG CTGTTTTCCCACAATGAAGAAGGCACATCACTTCCTTCGGATATTGTTTGTTACCGCACACTGCCTGACCGCCCAAAACCACCCTCCCCTGTGAGCGTAAAAGGTCGGCCCAAATCAAACAGGTTGTTGTTAACCTGGTCACCTCCAGCCGACCATGGGGGCTCCACAGTGACAGACTATAGTCTGGAAATCGACAGAGGCAGTG GTTTTGAGCTCATTTACTCTGGGAAAGACACTGAGTTTGAATGTTTGAACCTTGAACCGGGAAAGAGCTACCAAGTACATGTTTTATGCATAAGTTTAGGCGGCCTGAGTGACTGGAGTGAAACTGCGGTGGTGACCACAGAGGCAGTGCACCCAGGTGTCTGCCAGCCTCCTCATGTATTGGGGAAACCTAAGGCTTCCATGCTGCAGCTAAAGTGGG CCCATCCTGAATATAATGGTGGAGCCACTGTTACCGAATTCCAAGTGGAGATGACAGCACCAGACAATGAGAGAAGGCAGGTCTACTGTGGCCGAGACCTGGAATGCACTGTTGCAAG CTTACTACCAGGTCGGCCGTATATCTTCCTTGTGCGTTGTGTAAATCGAATGGGACCAGGGCCATGGTCAGAGCCTCTCGAGGTGGTGAGTGGTGCTGGCCCACCTGatgcacctcactccctacaccTGGCTTGCCGTGGCCCACACTCTGTCCACCTGGCCTGGGAGGAACCAATAAACAATGGAGCCGCTATTGAGCAGTATAGTGTTCAAGTTGCAGAG GTCTCATGTCCTCATGCAGAGTCCTCAGAATCTTCATCAACATGTGGGGACCCTGAGTCTGACTTGACATTCAACAATGCGTACACTGGGTCTACACCAACTGCAGAAGTGCGCAACTTGGCCCCTGCTACCACCTATGCCTTTAG AGTGTCATGCAGCAATAGTGCTGGGGTAGGCCCTTGGTCACCCATCTCAACTGTTACAACACCTGCTGCCCCACCTGCTCCTGTGGCCTACATCTCGTCCTCTCCAGCAGCTACATCCGTGACCTTCTTATGGGGAGAGCCTGCCAATCATGGAGATCCTATCACACACTATGTTATTGAGATTGGAGATCGCACAGTCACCACACCAGGGCCAGATACAGAATACACCATCGAAGACCTCATGCCAGAGACTTTATACAA AGTACGCATTCAGGCCATCAACAGTGTTGGTCCTGGAGGTCTGAGTGCAGTGCACAAGGTGACCACGAGGCCACACCCACCCACGCCTCCTACCATTGAGCTTGTTAGGGCATCCTACAACTCTCTGAGGCTCAAGTGGGGTGATGGGCGCAATTCAGACCTTCTTGTGTACTCTCTGCAGATGGAGTTTCCCAATCCTCATAGTCATACCACAGA GTTCTATCAGGTGTATAATGGAACAAACCAGAATTTCAAGGTAGTTCGACTTGAAGAGAACACTCTATACCGGCTTCGAATCTGCGCAAGCAATGAAGCTGGAGTGGGCCCTTATTCTCCTGTGGTTGAGCTGCGCACAACCAAggcccccccaccaccccccaaag CTCCACGGGTGACAGAGGTTACAGATGGAAACCATCTGGTTGAGTGGTGCAGTGTACGATGCCCAGGGGAGGACTCAATCACATACCGTCTGCAGGTGCTACAGGCTGGAAAGGACCAGGATTACTCTACG GTCTTCACTGGCAGCGAAACTTCATACGAGTTGAGGGATCTGGAACCCCACAGTGGAtattttgtccgtgtgtgtggagTTCGTGTCTGCAGTGATGGAGAGAGGATGGCTGGCGCATACTCTTCCCCTATGTTGTTCAACACTCCAAAACCACCACCTGTCACTACCATGAAGACATCTACCAATCCAACACAG GAAACGGGACTGCACTGGCACAGGCTGAGTGACCAAAACAAGGCGTTTGCGATCCTTCTTGTCTTCTCCATCTTCTGTGCCATTGCTGCCATTGGCTTGCACCACTTCGTGGCCCCCAATGCAGAGCGGTAA
- the LOC125045167 gene encoding fibronectin type-III domain-containing protein 3a-like isoform X3, with the protein MKDVICLHGPNAGQGPPQFFGPPPAGPPPQGYVPPYQPPPQYSPVVSPPLTQASPPPHYTQKSERHMRQYEKPRKYYQRQPQHQHVNKSGTSSLHSTPPLSPKKELLPRKNAGEEEIHAEDGEDPRNNLHLLLSQVKPPKVINLTPYEAVLQWSAPELSSQQQEEIPVSELLYEVFLNNSLHKSIAATQVTISGLKPATEYRVYLQCVCGSVRGDPTNVTPFHTHSTVPDTPQQPRLAYRTKTSLQFRWGAVKENGSRVTAFVLELYGGSGGKWEEVFRGRGKQHTITKLTPNTRYHVRLAAVNDHGQSDFSPEAVAFTSGVAPSQPSPPNLEQACINSLSLGWSKQPLEETFTLQMEDSMNGYGFRPVYNGSDTKYECQGLRRNADYKFRLFSHNEEGTSLPSDIVCYRTLPDRPKPPSPVSVKGRPKSNRLLLTWSPPADHGGSTVTDYSLEIDRGSGFELIYSGKDTEFECLNLEPGKSYQVHVLCISLGGLSDWSETAVVTTEAVHPGVCQPPHVLGKPKASMLQLKWAHPEYNGGATVTEFQVEMTAPDNERRQVYCGRDLECTVASLLPGRPYIFLVRCVNRMGPGPWSEPLEVVSGAGPPDAPHSLHLACRGPHSVHLAWEEPINNGAAIEQYSVQVAEVSCPHAESSESSSTCGDPESDLTFNNAYTGSTPTAEVRNLAPATTYAFRVSCSNSAGVGPWSPISTVTTPAAPPAPVAYISSSPAATSVTFLWGEPANHGDPITHYVIEIGDRTVTTPGPDTEYTIEDLMPETLYKVRIQAINSVGPGGLSAVHKVTTRPHPPTPPTIELVRASYNSLRLKWGDGRNSDLLVYSLQMEFPNPHSHTTEFYQVYNGTNQNFKVVRLEENTLYRLRICASNEAGVGPYSPVVELRTTKAPPPPPKAPRVTEVTDGNHLVEWCSVRCPGEDSITYRLQVLQAGKDQDYSTVFTGSETSYELRDLEPHSGYFVRVCGVRVCSDGERMAGAYSSPMLFNTPKPPPVTTMKTSTNPTQETGLHWHRLSDQNKAFAILLVFSIFCAIAAIGLHHFVAPNAER; encoded by the exons ATGAAGGACGTAATTTGCCTGCAC GGCCCGAATGCAGGACAAGGCCCACCCCAGTTTTTCGGACCTCCACCAGCAGGACCTCCTCCCCAGGGCTATGTGCCCCCATATCAGCCACCACCACAATACTCCCCTGTGGTGTCTCCGCCATTGACACAAG CCTCGCCACCACCTCACTACACCCAGAAGTCAGAACGGCACATGCGCCAGTATGAAAAACCTCGAAAGTATTATCAGCGACAGCCGCAACACCAGCATGTTAACAAATCAGGAACGAGCAGCCTACACAgcacccctcccttatcccctaaGAAAG AACTACTGCCCCGGAAGAATGCTGGAGAGGAAGAGATCCATGCTGAGGATGGTGAGGACCCCAGAAAcaaccttcacctcctcctgtCTCAGGTTAAACCCCCCAAG GTGATAAACTTGACTCCCTATGAAGCTGTTCTCCAGTGGTCAGCACCGGAGCTAAGCAGTCAGCAGCAGGAGGAGATCCCAGTCTCGGAACTCCTGTATGAGGTCTTCCTAAACAATAGCCTGCACAAGTCCATTGCTGCTACGCAGGTTACAATTAGTGGGCTCAAACCGGCCACGGAATATAGGGTCTA CTTGCAATGTGTATGTGGAAGTGTGCGTGGTGATCCAACCAACGTGACTCCGTTCCACACTCATTCTACTGTGCCCGACACTCCACAGCAACCTAGACTTGCATATAGAACAAAAACATCATTACAATTCAG ATGGGGTGCTGTCAAAGAGAATGGTTCAAGGGTGACAGCTTTTGTCCTTGAGCTGTACGGAGGCAGTGGCGGGAAATGGGAAGAAGTGTTTAGAGGGCGAGGAAAGCAGCACACTATCACTAAACTCACCCCCAACACTCGCTACCATGTCCGTCTGGCTGCAGTCAATGATCATGGGCAGAG TGACTTCAGTCCGGAGGCAGTGGCATTTACAAGTGGCGTGGCACCTTCGCAGCCTTCCCCACCCAACTTAGAGCAAGCATGTATAAATTCGCTTAGTCTAGGATGGTCTAAACAGCCTCTTGAGGAAACGTTTACCCTCCAGATGGAAGATTCAATGAATGGATATGGCTTTCGGCCGGTGTATAATGGCAGTGACACAAAATACGAGTGTCAAGGCCTCAGAAGAAATGCTGATTATAAGTTTAGG CTGTTTTCCCACAATGAAGAAGGCACATCACTTCCTTCGGATATTGTTTGTTACCGCACACTGCCTGACCGCCCAAAACCACCCTCCCCTGTGAGCGTAAAAGGTCGGCCCAAATCAAACAGGTTGTTGTTAACCTGGTCACCTCCAGCCGACCATGGGGGCTCCACAGTGACAGACTATAGTCTGGAAATCGACAGAGGCAGTG GTTTTGAGCTCATTTACTCTGGGAAAGACACTGAGTTTGAATGTTTGAACCTTGAACCGGGAAAGAGCTACCAAGTACATGTTTTATGCATAAGTTTAGGCGGCCTGAGTGACTGGAGTGAAACTGCGGTGGTGACCACAGAGGCAGTGCACCCAGGTGTCTGCCAGCCTCCTCATGTATTGGGGAAACCTAAGGCTTCCATGCTGCAGCTAAAGTGGG CCCATCCTGAATATAATGGTGGAGCCACTGTTACCGAATTCCAAGTGGAGATGACAGCACCAGACAATGAGAGAAGGCAGGTCTACTGTGGCCGAGACCTGGAATGCACTGTTGCAAG CTTACTACCAGGTCGGCCGTATATCTTCCTTGTGCGTTGTGTAAATCGAATGGGACCAGGGCCATGGTCAGAGCCTCTCGAGGTGGTGAGTGGTGCTGGCCCACCTGatgcacctcactccctacaccTGGCTTGCCGTGGCCCACACTCTGTCCACCTGGCCTGGGAGGAACCAATAAACAATGGAGCCGCTATTGAGCAGTATAGTGTTCAAGTTGCAGAG GTCTCATGTCCTCATGCAGAGTCCTCAGAATCTTCATCAACATGTGGGGACCCTGAGTCTGACTTGACATTCAACAATGCGTACACTGGGTCTACACCAACTGCAGAAGTGCGCAACTTGGCCCCTGCTACCACCTATGCCTTTAG AGTGTCATGCAGCAATAGTGCTGGGGTAGGCCCTTGGTCACCCATCTCAACTGTTACAACACCTGCTGCCCCACCTGCTCCTGTGGCCTACATCTCGTCCTCTCCAGCAGCTACATCCGTGACCTTCTTATGGGGAGAGCCTGCCAATCATGGAGATCCTATCACACACTATGTTATTGAGATTGGAGATCGCACAGTCACCACACCAGGGCCAGATACAGAATACACCATCGAAGACCTCATGCCAGAGACTTTATACAA AGTACGCATTCAGGCCATCAACAGTGTTGGTCCTGGAGGTCTGAGTGCAGTGCACAAGGTGACCACGAGGCCACACCCACCCACGCCTCCTACCATTGAGCTTGTTAGGGCATCCTACAACTCTCTGAGGCTCAAGTGGGGTGATGGGCGCAATTCAGACCTTCTTGTGTACTCTCTGCAGATGGAGTTTCCCAATCCTCATAGTCATACCACAGA GTTCTATCAGGTGTATAATGGAACAAACCAGAATTTCAAGGTAGTTCGACTTGAAGAGAACACTCTATACCGGCTTCGAATCTGCGCAAGCAATGAAGCTGGAGTGGGCCCTTATTCTCCTGTGGTTGAGCTGCGCACAACCAAggcccccccaccaccccccaaag CTCCACGGGTGACAGAGGTTACAGATGGAAACCATCTGGTTGAGTGGTGCAGTGTACGATGCCCAGGGGAGGACTCAATCACATACCGTCTGCAGGTGCTACAGGCTGGAAAGGACCAGGATTACTCTACG GTCTTCACTGGCAGCGAAACTTCATACGAGTTGAGGGATCTGGAACCCCACAGTGGAtattttgtccgtgtgtgtggagTTCGTGTCTGCAGTGATGGAGAGAGGATGGCTGGCGCATACTCTTCCCCTATGTTGTTCAACACTCCAAAACCACCACCTGTCACTACCATGAAGACATCTACCAATCCAACACAG GAAACGGGACTGCACTGGCACAGGCTGAGTGACCAAAACAAGGCGTTTGCGATCCTTCTTGTCTTCTCCATCTTCTGTGCCATTGCTGCCATTGGCTTGCACCACTTCGTGGCCCCCAATGCAGAGCGGTAA